GTTGGGCCGCCGGGCAGCGGGAAGACGCTGCTCGCCAAGGCGATCGCCGGGGAAGCGGGGGTGCCGTTCTTCTCGATCTCGGGCAGCGAGTTCGTGGAGATGTTCGTAGGTGTGGGGGCGAGCCGGGTGCGCGATCTGTTCAATCAGGCGAAGAAGTCGGCGCCGTGCCTGGTGTTCATCGACGAGATCGACGCGGTGGGGCGGCAGCGAGGGGCCGGGTTGGGCGGCGGGCACGACGAGCGGGAGCAGACCCTGAACCAGCTGCTAGTCGAGATGGATGGGTTCGCTCCCAACTCGGGGATCATTGTCATCGCGGCGACCAACCGGCCCGACATCCTCGATTCAGCGCTGCTGCGGCCGGGCCGGTTCGACCGCCGGCTCGTGGTTGACAACCCGGACACCAAGGGGCGGCGGGCGATCCTCGACGTGCACGCGCGCGGCAAGCCGATCGGCGACGACGCGAATCTGGACGTGCTGGCGCGGCGGACGCCGGGATTCAGCGGGGCCGATCTGGCGAACATGGCGAACGAGGCGGCGCTGCTCGCGGCGCGGCGTGGGAAGCAGCGGATCGGCATGTCGGAGTTCGACGAGGCGATCGAGCGGGTGATCGCCGGGCCGCAGCGGAAGAGCCGGATCCTGTCGCCGAAGGAACGGGAGATGACGGCGTACCACGAAGGCGGGCACGCGCTGTTGGGGAAGTTGCTGCCGCAGGCGAACCCGCCGCATAAGGTGACGATCCTGCCGCGGGGGATGGCCTTGGGCTACGTGATCGCGATGCCGGCGGAGGAGAAGTATTCGGTGACCCGGAGCGAGATCCTGGCCCACATCACGGCGATGTTAGGGGGCCGGGTAGCCGAGGAGATCGTGTTCGGCGAGATCACGACCGGCGCGGCCAATGATTTTGAGAACGCGACCGACCTGGCGCGGAGGATGGTGACCGAGTTCGGGATGTCAGACAAGCTGGGTCCCTTGACGCTCGGCACGAAGCACGGGCCGGTATTCCTCGGCCGGGATCTCTTCGAGAGCCAGAACTACTCGGACGAGATCGCGTATGAGATCGACAAAGAAGTGCGCCGGATCATCGACGAGTGCTACAGTCGGGCCCGGGCAGTCCTGACCGAGCATAAGGAGACGCTCGATCGGATCGCCAAGGCGCTGCTGGAGCGGGAGTCACTCCAGAGCGACGAGCTGGACACGCTGATTGCCGGCCAGCCCCTGCTCCCCGAAATTGCGTTGGCCCCGTCGACCCCGTCGCTGGTGTCTCAAGACGTAACCTCGGCCTCGTGTCCTGAGAAGCCGGTTCCGCCGACTCTCAAACCCGACCTTCAAGGCTAGGCCGCTAAACCCGACCGAGAGCTTTCAGGAGGCCGGGCTGATACCGCCGATACGATCAAAATCGGGCCCGGGCCTATCCCACTCGGCCCAGCTGGCCGCGGGCGCAGGTACTGCAGATACGATCAAAAATCGGCCCCTGCTACCAGTGCTACCACGGGGGCCTGCTCGTTCAGCGCGAACAAGCTCCTGATGTTTCCGCGAAGTTCGGACGACCAATCTTTCGGGAGTCGGCTGCAGGCCGTTTAGTGGCCGTGATGCCGCTTGAGGTCCCGAGCACTGCACGCCGAGTAATCGCACCAAGGACCAGCGCCGGCTCATCACCGAAATATTGCGGAAAGAGTTTATGGGGGGCGATGCGTGAAACGAGTCC
This genomic interval from bacterium contains the following:
- the ftsH gene encoding ATP-dependent zinc metalloprotease FtsH, with protein sequence VGPPGSGKTLLAKAIAGEAGVPFFSISGSEFVEMFVGVGASRVRDLFNQAKKSAPCLVFIDEIDAVGRQRGAGLGGGHDEREQTLNQLLVEMDGFAPNSGIIVIAATNRPDILDSALLRPGRFDRRLVVDNPDTKGRRAILDVHARGKPIGDDANLDVLARRTPGFSGADLANMANEAALLAARRGKQRIGMSEFDEAIERVIAGPQRKSRILSPKEREMTAYHEGGHALLGKLLPQANPPHKVTILPRGMALGYVIAMPAEEKYSVTRSEILAHITAMLGGRVAEEIVFGEITTGAANDFENATDLARRMVTEFGMSDKLGPLTLGTKHGPVFLGRDLFESQNYSDEIAYEIDKEVRRIIDECYSRARAVLTEHKETLDRIAKALLERESLQSDELDTLIAGQPLLPEIALAPSTPSLVSQDVTSASCPEKPVPPTLKPDLQG